A portion of the Terriglobia bacterium genome contains these proteins:
- a CDS encoding DVUA0089 family protein, protein MLSIPCKISDKQPMKILKILLVLTPYLLVACFSIQKAHASTFSVTGVLSSPTDPNEYTLTLPTSEDVTLQTFGFGGGTNAASMVIAPGGTDPLVAIFSGTGDSAVILTEGTVTFGTSLSEGNYGSFAGCPPANAPTFGTDTECGDVEMTISGLGAGTYTIVLGDGAYVPNAFTSNGTLGEGFTDFTGGQFCNVNIDGISCTGAFALDVITSGSSTFSAVPEPGSLLVIGIGAAWLFSRRRQFVS, encoded by the coding sequence TTGCTTTCAATACCCTGCAAAATTTCCGACAAACAACCGATGAAAATCCTAAAAATACTGCTCGTATTAACGCCTTATCTTCTTGTTGCCTGCTTCTCGATCCAGAAGGCTCATGCCAGCACCTTCTCGGTCACAGGAGTCTTAAGCAGCCCCACTGACCCGAACGAATACACTTTGACATTGCCCACCAGCGAAGATGTAACACTTCAGACGTTCGGGTTTGGTGGCGGAACGAATGCGGCGTCGATGGTCATCGCGCCGGGGGGCACGGACCCGCTGGTTGCCATTTTTTCAGGTACCGGTGACAGTGCTGTCATTTTGACGGAAGGGACCGTAACGTTTGGCACTTCGCTGTCCGAGGGCAACTACGGCAGCTTTGCAGGCTGCCCACCCGCAAACGCGCCGACTTTTGGCACTGACACGGAATGCGGCGACGTCGAGATGACTATCTCAGGTCTTGGTGCAGGCACCTATACGATCGTGCTTGGCGACGGTGCATACGTGCCCAATGCGTTTACCAGTAACGGAACTCTCGGAGAAGGTTTCACAGACTTTACCGGAGGTCAATTCTGCAACGTCAACATCGACGGCATTTCCTGCACGGGCGCCTTTGCTCTTGACGTTATCACCAGCGGAAGTTCCACGTTTTCCGCAGTTCCGGAACCGGGAAGCCTACTCGTCATCGGAATCGGCGCTGCCTGGCTGTTTAGCCGCCGGCGGCAATTTGTTTCTTAA
- a CDS encoding chemotaxis protein CheB → MWTQLDLGDMTQRDIIVIGASAGGVEALRQLVGGLPSTIRASIFVVLHLPASEKSRLPEILAAAGRLPAAHAKDEEPIRPGRIYVAKPNLHMLLKHDRVKLWAGPKENYSRPAIDPLFRTAAETCGSRVIGVVLTGLLDDGSGGLIDIKKHGGIAVVQDPDDAPFSSMPENALKRDHVDYCVRVSEMPGLLAALVSGARIETSKEEIPMPDEAYSHTDLTCPECRGPLSERSDGGLMEFRCRVGHVYSLESAIAAHSDTEERTLWSGVVALEESASLLRKAAAHVRPDKAERMIARADSALEKARVIREMLEDLLARADTEPQKD, encoded by the coding sequence TTGTGGACACAGCTTGACCTTGGAGATATGACGCAACGGGACATCATCGTGATTGGCGCATCGGCCGGCGGAGTTGAAGCGTTGAGACAACTCGTCGGTGGGCTTCCGTCCACGATTCGCGCCAGTATTTTTGTCGTCCTTCATTTGCCGGCTTCCGAGAAGAGCCGGCTGCCCGAGATTCTTGCCGCAGCCGGCAGGCTGCCGGCGGCTCATGCGAAAGATGAAGAACCCATTCGCCCCGGACGGATCTATGTCGCTAAGCCGAATCTGCATATGCTGCTGAAACACGATCGAGTGAAACTGTGGGCCGGTCCCAAAGAAAATTACAGCAGGCCCGCGATTGATCCGTTGTTCAGGACGGCAGCCGAGACCTGCGGTTCCAGGGTAATCGGAGTGGTGCTCACCGGTTTATTGGATGATGGAAGCGGCGGGCTCATCGACATCAAGAAACACGGCGGCATTGCGGTTGTGCAGGATCCGGACGATGCGCCGTTTTCAAGCATGCCTGAAAATGCCCTGAAGCGGGACCATGTCGACTATTGTGTCCGGGTGTCTGAAATGCCCGGACTATTGGCTGCACTGGTCAGCGGCGCCCGTATCGAGACCTCCAAAGAGGAAATACCAATGCCGGACGAAGCCTATTCGCACACGGACCTGACCTGCCCGGAATGCAGAGGCCCATTGTCCGAACGCAGCGACGGAGGCCTGATGGAATTTCGTTGCCGGGTCGGGCACGTTTATTCATTGGAATCGGCAATCGCCGCGCATTCGGATACCGAGGAAAGGACACTCTGGTCCGGCGTTGTCGCCCTCGAAGAAAGCGCATCGCTGCTGCGCAAGGCGGCCGCGCACGTGAGACCGGACAAAGCCGAACGCATGATCGCGCGGGCCGACAGCGCGCTGGAAAAAGCCAGAGTGATCCGGGAAATGCTCGAAGACCTGCTTGCGCGCGCGGACACGGAACCTCAAAAGGACTGA
- a CDS encoding DUF6152 family protein has product MIKVSRRRLCCLAVLVTCCFAGANVLTAHHSFAMFDTTKSMALTGTVTKFEWTNPHAYIEIDVPEGNAVKHWSIELGSPSILQQSGWKFKDLKHGDKISVKISPLRSGEPGGLLVQATLADGRTLGNGPGRGPSAATAPTK; this is encoded by the coding sequence ATGATTAAAGTGAGCAGACGCAGACTTTGCTGCCTTGCCGTTCTCGTGACCTGCTGTTTCGCCGGAGCGAACGTGCTGACAGCTCATCATTCCTTCGCCATGTTCGATACGACGAAATCGATGGCGCTGACCGGCACGGTTACCAAGTTCGAATGGACCAACCCGCACGCCTATATCGAGATCGACGTTCCCGAGGGCAACGCCGTCAAGCACTGGAGCATCGAACTGGGAAGTCCGAGCATCCTCCAGCAAAGCGGATGGAAGTTCAAAGACTTGAAACACGGTGACAAGATCAGCGTGAAAATCAGTCCGTTGAGGAGCGGAGAGCCGGGCGGACTGCTTGTCCAGGCAACCTTGGCGGATGGGCGAACTCTCGGGAATGGGCCGGGCCGAGGCCCGTCTGCGGCTACAGCCCCAACCAAATGA
- a CDS encoding BlaI/MecI/CopY family transcriptional regulator — translation MPKQTTERLTRREREIMNAIFALGNKASAEDIRSRLASPPSYSSVRVMLTRLEKKGCLKHQEDGVRYIYSATISPAAAKRTALQQYLQTFFGGSLRQMMTALVREGSWSDDDLDALKAEIEEARKERKRS, via the coding sequence ATGCCGAAACAAACCACGGAACGCCTGACGCGCCGGGAACGGGAAATCATGAACGCTATTTTCGCCTTGGGCAATAAAGCGTCCGCCGAGGACATCCGCAGCCGTCTCGCGAGCCCGCCGAGTTACTCCTCGGTTCGGGTCATGCTGACGCGTCTTGAAAAAAAAGGCTGCCTGAAGCATCAGGAGGACGGAGTTCGCTACATCTATTCAGCCACGATCTCACCGGCGGCCGCCAAGCGGACGGCATTGCAACAGTACCTGCAGACATTTTTCGGCGGATCGCTCCGCCAGATGATGACGGCGCTGGTCCGGGAGGGTTCGTGGAGTGACGACGACCTCGATGCCCTCAAAGCGGAGATCGAGGAAGCGCGCAAAGAGAGAAAACGATCATGA
- a CDS encoding TonB-dependent receptor, producing MSGTVADPSGAVLPGVSVTATNNATGVVTTVVSNESGAYNLTGLLPGAYTVSAELPGFQKATYTNVVLGNAQQVRLNFTMQVATAAQSVEVTVAADTLLATSSSSIGEVLSQQKVADLPIVANNLVSFYLLMPGVRMNDDGISGTFAGLTADKVNIQRDGVDASGSARYSQAGAQTATVINPDLVGEMRIIVAPVDAEMGRGNGQIQFLTRSGTNQIRGAGVWSVRNSALDANTWTNNFAVNPATGAWKPTAPSFNNAHQLTWSVGGPIIKNRTFFFTLFDDQIVGAHTTQNPIVLTPCARNGIFRYFDSWNNGNAIAPTVSTGATPTIAVVDGIGNPLAPATNPTGGAFTGALRYASVFGKLPAALPAASADCSNIAALVQPGTNWDPFRKALDPTGYVTKLTATMPMPNNYTVGDGLNTAGFTWLRNENRGTESVFGTPSVGITAGGLARKQINTKIDHNLNPRNKLSVSYTYEDSAGNFDYATWPNGFQATVFKHPQTLSANFVSTLSPTLVNEARLGMRRIGENSYDPLNDPTLSKNALAFVPNVSGYPVLPLLGTGAVNFQTNQIVGSGGTSSYLDTTVLFSYGDSLSWTKGKHAFKFGGEIRRGRSLGNDAGVGNPTTIPRATGGDAANAPISTTAISSANMTGLAGTSASGNNAAVRNLLDFLAGSLSQVSQLKFMEDPNNLTSFVDFKTYPWRVREFHNNEASFYAKDDWKVQKNLTLNLGLRWDYYGVPYDTHGLMAGAIGGEAAIWGVSGSSFADWMKPGVRGTNTPVGYLGKNSPNPNTPWYNNDYNNFGPAVGFAWQVPWFGEGKTTIRGGYQVTYQIIQAPNNIFQENAVPGSTNSIQFTGDAAANAYLDLTKLSSLIPVPSSLVPMQPVPVTDRTQQVYQPQANTVAPYAQNLTLSVTRSLSSSLTLDLRYVGTLARKQWNPTFNINSPNFLFNGLKEAFDAARAGGESTLLNQIFNNINLGSGTVGQNGFTGAAELRADSRFNSNLANGNYSAVAATLNTLDYTAALNPTLPAVASGVNGAVLRVNQFPDNFIATNPQFSNVYLVTNDFSTNYHSLEAQVTMRPAHGLGFQSTYTFSRALGTGQWAASGNTLGPTFTAPFARHADYSVQPDTRTHDFRTNGTFSLPVGPNKQFFNGTSGVLGRIIENWQTGFVLNLNTGAPATVGASTSLYANARPDVVGPFPKEGKVTFNGTPKTTGSYFAPGTVATVKDPQCAALAASLQPLCTLNALANTQTGQVLIQNAKPGTVPSLGINSMYGPGRWRFDANISKAIRLTESKNLQFRLDASDVFNHPEPNAPSLSLASTTGFGVITGKSTLHRMLQAQLRFTF from the coding sequence GTGAGTGGAACGGTTGCGGATCCCAGTGGCGCCGTGCTTCCCGGCGTTTCTGTAACTGCAACGAATAACGCCACCGGAGTTGTGACAACGGTGGTCAGCAATGAATCGGGCGCCTACAACCTGACCGGCCTTCTGCCGGGCGCATACACGGTTTCTGCGGAGCTGCCCGGCTTTCAGAAAGCGACCTACACCAACGTCGTGCTCGGAAATGCGCAGCAGGTCCGATTGAACTTCACGATGCAGGTGGCGACGGCGGCGCAGTCGGTCGAAGTCACGGTGGCCGCGGACACTCTGCTGGCGACCTCGAGTTCCTCCATAGGTGAAGTCCTTTCGCAACAGAAAGTGGCGGATCTGCCGATCGTCGCCAACAACCTGGTGAGTTTTTATCTGTTGATGCCGGGGGTTCGCATGAATGACGACGGCATCAGCGGCACGTTTGCGGGGCTGACCGCCGACAAGGTGAATATCCAGCGCGATGGAGTCGATGCCAGCGGCTCGGCGCGTTACTCGCAGGCCGGCGCTCAAACCGCGACGGTCATCAACCCGGACCTGGTGGGCGAAATGCGGATCATCGTGGCGCCGGTCGATGCCGAAATGGGACGCGGCAACGGACAGATCCAGTTTCTGACTCGATCGGGAACCAACCAGATTCGAGGCGCCGGCGTGTGGTCCGTCCGGAATTCGGCCCTGGACGCCAATACCTGGACGAATAACTTTGCGGTCAACCCGGCAACCGGCGCCTGGAAGCCGACGGCGCCGAGTTTTAACAACGCCCACCAGCTCACTTGGAGTGTCGGCGGACCCATCATCAAAAACAGAACATTTTTCTTCACGTTATTCGACGACCAGATTGTCGGAGCGCATACGACACAAAATCCGATTGTGCTGACGCCATGCGCGCGTAACGGGATTTTCCGGTATTTCGACAGCTGGAATAACGGAAACGCGATTGCCCCGACTGTGTCCACCGGCGCCACTCCAACCATCGCCGTCGTGGATGGCATCGGTAATCCGCTGGCGCCCGCCACGAATCCGACGGGCGGGGCCTTCACGGGCGCCCTTCGCTACGCAAGTGTGTTCGGAAAGCTTCCCGCGGCCCTGCCCGCGGCGAGCGCCGACTGCTCCAATATTGCCGCGCTTGTCCAGCCGGGCACGAATTGGGACCCATTCCGCAAAGCGCTCGATCCCACGGGATACGTCACGAAGTTGACGGCCACCATGCCGATGCCGAACAATTACACCGTCGGCGATGGCCTGAATACGGCGGGGTTCACATGGCTGCGAAATGAGAACCGCGGGACGGAGAGCGTTTTCGGGACGCCCTCAGTCGGAATCACTGCCGGCGGCCTTGCGCGCAAACAGATCAACACCAAAATCGATCACAACCTCAACCCCAGAAACAAGCTGTCGGTGTCTTACACGTATGAAGACTCCGCCGGCAACTTCGACTATGCGACCTGGCCGAACGGCTTTCAAGCCACAGTTTTCAAGCACCCTCAGACATTGTCGGCCAATTTCGTTTCGACGCTGTCGCCGACACTGGTGAACGAAGCTCGACTGGGTATGCGTCGCATCGGCGAGAATTCGTACGACCCGCTGAACGATCCTACGTTGAGTAAGAACGCGCTGGCGTTCGTTCCTAACGTCAGCGGCTATCCCGTCCTTCCGCTTCTCGGGACGGGCGCTGTGAACTTCCAAACCAACCAGATCGTCGGCTCGGGCGGCACGTCCTCTTATCTGGATACGACGGTTTTGTTCAGCTACGGCGATTCGCTGAGTTGGACGAAAGGCAAACACGCATTCAAGTTCGGCGGTGAAATCCGCCGTGGACGCTCCCTGGGTAACGACGCGGGCGTAGGCAACCCAACGACCATTCCGCGCGCCACCGGCGGAGATGCCGCAAACGCTCCCATCTCGACCACGGCGATCAGCTCAGCCAACATGACGGGGCTGGCGGGAACCAGCGCGAGCGGCAACAACGCTGCCGTGCGCAACCTGCTGGATTTCCTTGCCGGTTCGTTGTCCCAGGTCTCGCAGCTCAAATTCATGGAAGATCCGAACAACCTGACGTCGTTTGTCGACTTCAAAACGTATCCCTGGCGGGTTCGCGAGTTCCACAACAATGAAGCGAGCTTTTACGCCAAAGATGATTGGAAGGTGCAGAAGAACCTGACGCTGAACCTTGGGTTGCGCTGGGACTACTACGGAGTGCCATACGACACCCACGGCCTGATGGCAGGAGCGATCGGAGGCGAAGCCGCCATCTGGGGCGTCTCCGGATCGAGCTTCGCTGATTGGATGAAGCCGGGAGTTCGCGGCACCAACACTCCCGTCGGCTATCTCGGCAAGAACTCGCCTAATCCCAATACGCCCTGGTACAACAACGACTACAACAATTTCGGCCCCGCGGTTGGTTTTGCATGGCAGGTTCCGTGGTTCGGCGAGGGCAAGACAACCATTCGCGGCGGCTATCAGGTCACGTATCAAATCATCCAGGCGCCCAACAATATATTTCAGGAGAACGCTGTTCCCGGCAGCACCAACAGCATTCAGTTTACGGGGGATGCCGCAGCCAATGCCTATCTCGATTTGACAAAGCTGTCATCGTTGATTCCAGTGCCTTCCTCGCTCGTGCCGATGCAACCCGTTCCGGTTACGGATCGAACTCAACAGGTTTATCAACCGCAAGCCAACACGGTAGCTCCGTACGCTCAGAACCTGACATTGTCGGTGACGCGGAGTCTCAGTTCGAGTCTAACGCTGGATTTGCGCTACGTTGGAACGCTGGCAAGAAAGCAATGGAATCCGACGTTCAATATCAACAGCCCGAACTTCCTTTTCAATGGGTTGAAAGAGGCTTTTGACGCCGCGCGCGCAGGCGGAGAGTCCACGTTGTTGAATCAGATTTTCAACAACATCAATCTCGGGTCCGGAACGGTGGGACAGAACGGATTTACGGGGGCCGCCGAGCTTCGAGCCGACAGCCGGTTCAACTCGAACCTTGCCAATGGCAATTACTCCGCGGTGGCGGCAACATTGAATACCCTGGACTATACGGCGGCTTTGAATCCCACTTTGCCCGCCGTTGCATCGGGCGTCAACGGGGCTGTATTGAGAGTCAATCAATTTCCGGATAACTTTATCGCCACGAACCCGCAGTTCAGCAATGTGTACCTCGTGACCAACGACTTCAGCACCAACTACCATTCGCTTGAAGCGCAAGTCACGATGCGGCCCGCGCACGGTCTCGGCTTTCAGTCGACGTACACGTTCAGCAGGGCACTGGGAACCGGCCAATGGGCCGCGAGCGGGAATACTCTGGGCCCGACCTTTACGGCGCCGTTCGCCCGGCATGCCGACTACTCGGTACAGCCGGATACCCGCACTCACGATTTCCGCACCAACGGCACTTTCTCCCTGCCCGTCGGGCCAAACAAACAGTTCTTCAACGGAACATCGGGAGTCCTCGGACGGATTATCGAGAATTGGCAGACCGGCTTTGTCCTCAACTTGAACACCGGCGCGCCGGCAACGGTCGGCGCCAGTACGTCTTTGTATGCCAATGCAAGGCCGGATGTCGTCGGGCCGTTCCCGAAGGAAGGGAAAGTAACGTTCAACGGAACTCCGAAGACAACCGGAAGTTATTTCGCGCCGGGCACCGTTGCGACGGTCAAAGATCCGCAGTGTGCCGCGCTCGCGGCGAGTTTACAGCCTCTTTGCACACTGAATGCGCTGGCCAATACCCAGACGGGCCAGGTCCTGATTCAGAACGCCAAGCCGGGAACCGTTCCGTCACTGGGTATCAACTCGATGTATGGGCCGGGCCGCTGGCGTTTTGACGCCAACATCAGTAAAGCCATCCGGCTCACGGAGTCCAAGAACCTGCAGTTCCGCCTGGACGCCTCGGATGTCTTCAACCATCCGGAGCCGAACGCGCCAAGTCTGAGCCTTGCCAGCACCACGGGTTTTGGAGTGATCACCGGCAAGAGCACCCTGCACCGGATGTTGCAGGCGCAACTTCGCTTTACCTTCTAG
- a CDS encoding MBL fold metallo-hydrolase, with protein sequence MFRRISIAMILGLMCVVSAAMARQQAPAGADGARGGGRGQRGGGGGRGGTPTTTMIKPGLFMISGIGGSASVIVRVTDDGLVLANTGVLGDQNYETLMNMIKMISDKPIKYAVIGDVHQDKSGGAGPMIKAGVQVIGHVNEKEGLKTYTNAAGTPEPPNVTFDKDYSIKLNNKEVAHVYYFGKASTNGDAFVYFPDLKVVTMGDVFQQGMNCDYAQGGSLVEWPKTLDAVMKLDIDTVIPNRGNPATKADLQAARDRVAKIDSVAIDLVKKGTPKEQLLAQINAADSTLNVNGFLNINAAMRLDAFYEELQKAAK encoded by the coding sequence ATGTTTCGAAGAATATCCATTGCAATGATTCTGGGCCTGATGTGCGTGGTTTCCGCCGCGATGGCCCGGCAACAGGCGCCCGCAGGCGCTGATGGCGCGCGCGGCGGCGGCCGTGGACAACGGGGAGGAGGCGGCGGCCGGGGCGGCACACCCACCACAACGATGATCAAGCCGGGCCTTTTTATGATTTCCGGCATTGGCGGTTCCGCATCCGTGATCGTTCGCGTGACGGACGACGGCCTGGTTCTGGCAAATACGGGCGTGTTGGGCGATCAGAACTACGAGACCCTGATGAACATGATCAAAATGATCTCCGACAAACCCATCAAGTACGCCGTCATCGGTGATGTCCATCAGGACAAGAGCGGCGGCGCCGGTCCCATGATCAAGGCTGGAGTCCAAGTCATCGGCCATGTCAACGAGAAGGAAGGCCTGAAGACCTACACGAACGCGGCGGGAACGCCGGAGCCGCCCAACGTCACCTTCGACAAAGACTATTCGATCAAGCTCAACAACAAGGAAGTCGCACACGTTTATTACTTCGGCAAGGCCTCGACGAACGGCGATGCCTTCGTCTACTTCCCGGATTTGAAGGTCGTCACGATGGGCGATGTGTTCCAGCAGGGGATGAACTGCGACTACGCCCAGGGCGGCAGCCTGGTCGAATGGCCAAAGACCCTCGACGCGGTGATGAAACTCGATATCGACACCGTCATTCCGAATCGCGGCAATCCGGCGACAAAAGCCGACCTTCAGGCCGCCCGCGACCGCGTCGCGAAAATCGACAGCGTCGCCATCGACCTTGTGAAGAAAGGAACTCCGAAGGAGCAGTTGCTCGCGCAGATCAACGCGGCCGATTCAACCCTGAACGTGAACGGGTTTCTGAATATCAATGCGGCGATGCGGCTTGACGCGTTCTACGAGGAATTGCAGAAAGCGGCGAAATAG
- a CDS encoding SET domain-containing protein-lysine N-methyltransferase — MPKKAADETYPRLFVARSKIHGLGLFAGQDIEWGQRLIEYQGKLVSQREAQRRRRFYDSIGFTCLMEFGDGRAVDGIFGMNESRFINHSIKPNVAAVREGAGGIIFYSLDDIAKGEELTFNYGFNPRKAGRRKIV; from the coding sequence TTGCCAAAAAAGGCCGCAGATGAAACCTATCCACGACTGTTTGTTGCCCGCTCGAAAATCCACGGCCTCGGCCTGTTCGCCGGCCAGGATATCGAATGGGGACAGCGCCTGATCGAGTACCAGGGAAAACTGGTTTCCCAGCGCGAGGCGCAGCGCCGCCGCCGCTTCTATGATTCAATCGGATTTACCTGCCTGATGGAATTCGGAGACGGCCGCGCCGTCGACGGTATTTTCGGCATGAACGAGTCCAGGTTCATCAATCATTCCATCAAGCCGAACGTCGCCGCCGTGCGCGAAGGCGCCGGTGGGATCATCTTTTACTCCCTGGATGACATCGCAAAGGGCGAGGAGCTCACGTTCAACTACGGGTTCAATCCCAGAAAAGCAGGAAGACGGAAGATCGTCTGA